In the Osmerus eperlanus chromosome 27, fOsmEpe2.1, whole genome shotgun sequence genome, one interval contains:
- the si:dkey-71d15.2 gene encoding SH3 domain-containing kinase-binding protein 1, whose product MSLFVQLLQRAGHFLHKFVLLECFPKATDNLETSPSKLQLSSTSTTSHIGSSARTPQPFSSLLPGALAAVLRTAVPSPLTSDPGLRSRPAGQVPATLEDLSTELCDLREEMELMKSQHNKEIKLLMNELDEEKKIRLSLQVEVQRMKKKMSK is encoded by the exons ATGTCGTTGTTTGTACAGTTGCTTCAGAGGGCAGGACATTTTCTTCACAAGTTTGTTCTTTTGGAATGTTTTCCGAAGGCCACTGACAATCTGGAAACCTCCCCTTCGAAGCTCCAATTATCCTCCACTTCCACCACATCACACATTGGATCCAGTGCCAGAACTCCCCAACCCTTTTCCTCTCTACTACCAGGGGCTCTGGCAGCTGTCCTGCGTACCGCTGTTCCAtctcccctgacctctgaccctgggcTGAGAAGCCGTCCTGCTGGGCAAGTTCCAGCCACTCTAGAAGACCTGAGTACAGAGCTATGTGActtgagggaggagatggaactCATGAAGAGCCAACATAA CAAAGAAATTAAACTGCTGATGAATGAGCTGGATGAAGAGAAGAAAATCCGCTTGTCATTACAG GTGGAGGTGCAACGGATGAAGAAGAAAATGTCCAAATGA
- the si:ch211-114c12.2 gene encoding serine/arginine repetitive matrix protein 1 isoform X2, with the protein MVRPQFGPSCFKTRPHSDGYSNMPHEEHYSRSQRGFRGQPGKGPSNWRDTRGRGRPQFIKRSPLMGERREQPFSQWSSPNQNAFHTYPSAKEPYHGNRKPSPAMPNVLPPTQPRSSPMSPARTSPGERGPSFHAHHSTRRSASPRHHHGQPPDRRPAPAPPLHRSFRGLHRGPNPSREDARGRGPWRHPSPMEDTPAARGGKRWNRRGGFAHSYNGERGPAGPAQRQPRELYARGLYPERSSSAERDPRKQHGAMGREMEGNAHYSGAWQQDRSPFHHPPYRPTPWKGGPPHAPFYHNSPQERPEGSLPQRKRCFPEHESGSQHNQPKHPRRDVPHFVNNGPRAFGGKPLSLRDKSRIIKGRKMRAESVMRLKAPPRSRDEEPKTSPKARPQEEGPHRSALAMRKERFQENAEPLRKRASNKTRQSPPNSDGNSSRSSRDSESAKEQAESRQALREHSSSPIDRLSKDLVVVSQWHAAPNSSSDERSSSRERTSKTKTDRKTCKKNTTGLGDPSGNQDRHRDLASTLVQGGRSLTQQDSSGSLSWGRSCQGSSPIRNRCSGRAKASCPSTATCRRFVREFPTNEKGTTGAGDTPDQLGGLEPL; encoded by the exons ATGGTCCGGCCTCAGTTTGGACCTTCTTGCTTCAAGACCAG GCCCCACTCAGATGGCTACAGCAACATGCCACATGAAGAGCATTATTCCCGAAGTCAGCGAGGCTTCAGGGGCCAACCTGGAAAAGGCCCTTCCAACTGGAGAGACACCAGAGGCAGAGGACGTCCCCAGTTCATCAAAAGGTCCCCGCTGATGGGAGAGCGAAGAGAGCAACCTTTCAGTCAATGGAGTTCACCAAACCAGAATGCGTTTCACACGTACCCCTCTGCTAAAGAGCCGTACCATGGCAACAGGAAGCCCTCCCCGGCCATGCCTAACGTCCTCCCTCCAACCCAGCCCCGGTCTTCCCCAATGAGCCCCGCCCGAACCTCCCCAGGCGAGAGAGGGCCGTCCTTTCACGCTCACCATTCCACCCGTCGTTCCGCCTCGCCACGTCACCACCACGGCCAGCCCCCTGACAGGAGGCCGGCGCCCGCGCCTCCACTCCACAGGTCTTTCAGGGGCCTCCACAGGGGTCCAAATCCGTCCCGCGAAGACGCGAGGGGCCGGGGTCCCTGGAGGCACCCCAGCCCCATGGAGGACACACCCGCAGCCCGTGGGGGTAAACGCTGGAATAGGCGTGGTGGTTTTGCTCACTCGTACAACGGGGAACGTGGGCCCGCCGGTCCCGCCCAAAGGCAACCCCGGGAGTTGTATGCGAGAGGCCTATATCCTGAGAG GTCTTCTTCTGCCGAGCGAGATCCCAGGAAGCAGCATGGTGCGATgggaagggagatggagggcaATGCCCACTACAGTGGAGCATGGCAGCAGGACAGGAGCCCCTTTCACCACCCTCCGTATCGACCCACCCCTTGGAAAGGAGGCCCGCCCCACGCCCCTTTCTATCACAACAGCCCTCAGGAGAGGCCGGAAGGCTCGCTGCCCCAACGCAAGAGGTGCTTCCCGGAGCACGAGAGCGGCAGTCAACACAACCAACCGAAGCACCCCCGGAGAGACGTCCCGCACTTCGTCAACAACGGCCCCCGGGCTTTCGGCGGCAAGCCCCTGTCCCTCAGGGACAAGAGCCGCATCATAAAGGGCCGCAAGATGAGAGCCGAGTCGGTGATGAGGCTCAAAGCCCCGCCGCGGAGCCGAGACGAAGAGCCCAAGACCTCCCCGAAGGCGCGCCCTCAAGAGGAAGGCCCCCATCGGTCCGCGTTGGCCATGCGAAAGGAGCGCTTCCAGGAGAACGCCGAGCCCCTGAGGAAGAGGGCGTCGAACAAGACGCGTCAGTCACCCCCTAATTCCGACGGCAATTCGAGCAGGTCCTCAAGGGACTCAGAGTCAGCCAAGGAGCAGGCGGAGTCTCGTCAGGCCTTGAGAGAACACAG CTCCTCCCCCATAGACAGGTTGTCCAAGGACCTAGTCGTCGTGTCCCAATGGCATGCTGCACCAAACTCCAGCTCGGACGagcgctcctcctccagggagagAACTTCCAAAACCAAAACTG acaGGAAAACATGCAAGAAGAACACCACAGGTCTGGGAGATCCTTCAGGGAACCAGGACCGCCACAG AGACCTGGCTTCTACCCTGGTCCAAGGAGGACGTTCTCTGACCCAGCAGGACAGTTCCGGAAGCCTCTCATG GGGACGTTCGTGCCAAGGCAGTTCCCCAATCAGAAACCGGTGTTCAGGAAGAGCCAAAGCATCATGTCCAAGTACCGCAACATGCAGACGCTTCGTCAGAGAGTTCCCGACCAACGAGAAGGGAACAACCGGCGCTGGTGACACTCCTG ATCAATTGGGAGGGTTAGAACCACTATGA
- the si:ch211-114c12.2 gene encoding serine/arginine repetitive matrix protein 1 isoform X1, producing MVRPQFGPSCFKTRPHSDGYSNMPHEEHYSRSQRGFRGQPGKGPSNWRDTRGRGRPQFIKRSPLMGERREQPFSQWSSPNQNAFHTYPSAKEPYHGNRKPSPAMPNVLPPTQPRSSPMSPARTSPGERGPSFHAHHSTRRSASPRHHHGQPPDRRPAPAPPLHRSFRGLHRGPNPSREDARGRGPWRHPSPMEDTPAARGGKRWNRRGGFAHSYNGERGPAGPAQRQPRELYARGLYPERSSSAERDPRKQHGAMGREMEGNAHYSGAWQQDRSPFHHPPYRPTPWKGGPPHAPFYHNSPQERPEGSLPQRKRCFPEHESGSQHNQPKHPRRDVPHFVNNGPRAFGGKPLSLRDKSRIIKGRKMRAESVMRLKAPPRSRDEEPKTSPKARPQEEGPHRSALAMRKERFQENAEPLRKRASNKTRQSPPNSDGNSSRSSRDSESAKEQAESRQALREHSSSPIDRLSKDLVVVSQWHAAPNSSSDERSSSRERTSKTKTERHFTSDGHPKPREHCSTIHVVHTSPKNLRGRYFDNQRQENMQEEHHRSGRSFREPGPPQRPGFYPGPRRTFSDPAGQFRKPLMGTFVPRQFPNQKPVFRKSQSIMSKYRNMQTLRQRVPDQREGNNRRW from the exons ATGGTCCGGCCTCAGTTTGGACCTTCTTGCTTCAAGACCAG GCCCCACTCAGATGGCTACAGCAACATGCCACATGAAGAGCATTATTCCCGAAGTCAGCGAGGCTTCAGGGGCCAACCTGGAAAAGGCCCTTCCAACTGGAGAGACACCAGAGGCAGAGGACGTCCCCAGTTCATCAAAAGGTCCCCGCTGATGGGAGAGCGAAGAGAGCAACCTTTCAGTCAATGGAGTTCACCAAACCAGAATGCGTTTCACACGTACCCCTCTGCTAAAGAGCCGTACCATGGCAACAGGAAGCCCTCCCCGGCCATGCCTAACGTCCTCCCTCCAACCCAGCCCCGGTCTTCCCCAATGAGCCCCGCCCGAACCTCCCCAGGCGAGAGAGGGCCGTCCTTTCACGCTCACCATTCCACCCGTCGTTCCGCCTCGCCACGTCACCACCACGGCCAGCCCCCTGACAGGAGGCCGGCGCCCGCGCCTCCACTCCACAGGTCTTTCAGGGGCCTCCACAGGGGTCCAAATCCGTCCCGCGAAGACGCGAGGGGCCGGGGTCCCTGGAGGCACCCCAGCCCCATGGAGGACACACCCGCAGCCCGTGGGGGTAAACGCTGGAATAGGCGTGGTGGTTTTGCTCACTCGTACAACGGGGAACGTGGGCCCGCCGGTCCCGCCCAAAGGCAACCCCGGGAGTTGTATGCGAGAGGCCTATATCCTGAGAG GTCTTCTTCTGCCGAGCGAGATCCCAGGAAGCAGCATGGTGCGATgggaagggagatggagggcaATGCCCACTACAGTGGAGCATGGCAGCAGGACAGGAGCCCCTTTCACCACCCTCCGTATCGACCCACCCCTTGGAAAGGAGGCCCGCCCCACGCCCCTTTCTATCACAACAGCCCTCAGGAGAGGCCGGAAGGCTCGCTGCCCCAACGCAAGAGGTGCTTCCCGGAGCACGAGAGCGGCAGTCAACACAACCAACCGAAGCACCCCCGGAGAGACGTCCCGCACTTCGTCAACAACGGCCCCCGGGCTTTCGGCGGCAAGCCCCTGTCCCTCAGGGACAAGAGCCGCATCATAAAGGGCCGCAAGATGAGAGCCGAGTCGGTGATGAGGCTCAAAGCCCCGCCGCGGAGCCGAGACGAAGAGCCCAAGACCTCCCCGAAGGCGCGCCCTCAAGAGGAAGGCCCCCATCGGTCCGCGTTGGCCATGCGAAAGGAGCGCTTCCAGGAGAACGCCGAGCCCCTGAGGAAGAGGGCGTCGAACAAGACGCGTCAGTCACCCCCTAATTCCGACGGCAATTCGAGCAGGTCCTCAAGGGACTCAGAGTCAGCCAAGGAGCAGGCGGAGTCTCGTCAGGCCTTGAGAGAACACAG CTCCTCCCCCATAGACAGGTTGTCCAAGGACCTAGTCGTCGTGTCCCAATGGCATGCTGCACCAAACTCCAGCTCGGACGagcgctcctcctccagggagagAACTTCCAAAACCAAAACTG AGCGCCATTTCACCTCAGATGGCCACCCTAAGCCGAGAGAACACTGTTCCACAATTCATGTCGTCCATACTTCACCAAAAAACCTCAGAGGCAGATATTTTGACAATCAAAG acaGGAAAACATGCAAGAAGAACACCACAGGTCTGGGAGATCCTTCAGGGAACCAGGACCGCCACAG AGACCTGGCTTCTACCCTGGTCCAAGGAGGACGTTCTCTGACCCAGCAGGACAGTTCCGGAAGCCTCTCATG GGGACGTTCGTGCCAAGGCAGTTCCCCAATCAGAAACCGGTGTTCAGGAAGAGCCAAAGCATCATGTCCAAGTACCGCAACATGCAGACGCTTCGTCAGAGAGTTCCCGACCAACGAGAAGGGAACAACCGGCGCTGGTGA
- the lipia gene encoding lipase member H, producing the protein MLLWWFLVLPLLGTIQICKARGCDEFTDLDLHHAFIGTSLEVRLLLYTRENSTCGQQLSHHNLSAQPQFNLSRPTTLVIHGYRPSGSPPVWLSDLTQQLLSTADMNVLVVDWNSGATNFNYFKAVENTRVAADNITGFIRDMRNHGASLSTIHMVGVSLGAHMSGFVGANFNGKIGRITALDPAGPQFTGTDPEDRLDPTDAQFVDVLHTDMDALGFRKPLGHIDFYANGGADQPGCPKTIFSGGSYFKCDHQRSVFLYLESLKRTCPIRAFPCPSYTDFQDGHCMDCQQFNTSGCPIFGYDVLKWKDALVNLPQSKVFFTTNEVSPFCQMTYKVEIVTWNQETRWCFLTIKLHSGSKEAKATINHKASKFEKYTTTQLLAQFDENLENIQKISVKMSTRNVFKPKRKLRVLRIRLTDLERKDRPLCRYDLVLKENIEVTFRPIPCEDSNF; encoded by the exons ATGCTCCTTTGGTGGTTTCTGGTGCTGCCGTTGCTTGGAACTATTCAAATATGCAAAG CCAGAGGATGCGACGAGTTCACAGACCTGGACCTCCATCACGCGTTCATCGGAACAAGCCTGGAAGTTCGACTGCTGCTGTACACCCGGGAGAATTCAACCTGTGGCCAGCAGCTGTCCCACCACAACCTGTCTGCCCAGCCTCAGTTCAACCTCAGCAGACCCACCACCCTGGTCATCCACGGCTACCGGCCGTCCGGCTCCCCACCCGTGTGGCTGTCGGACCTCACACAGCAGCTTCTATCCACAGCAGACATGAACGTTCTGGTGGTGGATTGGAACTCTGGAGCGACGAACTTCAACTACTTCAAGGCTGTGGAGAATACCCGAGTTGCCGCGGACAACATCACCGGATTCATCCGTGACATGCGG AACCACGGGGCCTCTTTAAGCACCATCCACATGGTTGGCGTCAGCCTTGGAGCCCACATGTCGGGCTTTGTGGGAGCTAACTTCAATGGCAAGATCGGGAGAATCACAG CACTGGACCCAGCTGGGCCTCAGTTTACTGGCACTGACCCCGAAGACCGCTTGGACCCGACCGATGCCCAGTTTGTAGACGTCCTGCACACGGACATGGACG CCTTGGGTTTTAGGAAACCTTTGGGTCATATTGACTTTTATGCTAATGGAGGAGCAGACCAGCCTGGCTGCCCAAAGACCATCTTTtcag GGGGATCCTATTTCAAGTGCGACCACCAGAGATCCGTGTTTCTTTATCTGGAGTCCTTGAAACGGACCTGCCCCATCAGAGccttcccctgcccctcctaCACAGACTTCCAGGACGGGCACTGTATGGATTGTCAACAGTTCAATACATCTGGATGCCCAATCTTTG GTTATGACGTCCTTAAATGGAAAGATGCTCTGGTGAATCTACCCCAATCCAAGGTTTTCTTTACCACCAATGAAGTTTCCCCATTTTGCC AGATGACCTACAAGGTAGAAATTGTGACATGGAACCAGGAAACGCGTTGGTGTTTCTTGACCATCAAACTACACAGTGGCAGCAAAGAAGCAAAAGCAACAATCAACCA TAAAGCTTCAAAGTTTGAGAAATACACCACCACTCAACTATTGGCCCAGTTTGACGAGAACCTGGAGAATATCCAGAAGATCTCTGTCAAGATGTCCACCCGGAACGTGTTCAAGCCCAAGCGGAAACTACGTGTGCTTCGCATCCGCCTAACAGACCTGGAGCGTAAAGACAG GCCTCTTTGTCGTTATGACCTCGTCCTGAAGGAGAACATAGAGGTGACCTTCAGACCCATCCCCTGTGAGGACTCCAACTTCTAA